In Nocardioides sp. zg-1228, a single window of DNA contains:
- a CDS encoding carbohydrate ABC transporter permease yields the protein MSRRPGFLVYGLLSAFVAGSAFPLYWSFVIGSVTKERAIQSPPPLYPGGHFLDNARRVFDQIDFWSALGNSVIISSVSAASVVFFSTLAGYSLAKLRFRGANLAMGFVVATLAVPTQLAFVPLLKEFSNLGLAGTRTAVVLPFLVTAFGVFFMRQYLVDAIPDELIEAARMDGCTQMRTFWTVAVPAARPAMAILALFTFMHTWTEFMWPLLILQGSDVQTLQTALDQLKIAPAGGIADIALLQAGTLLATIPLLLLFIATGRQLVAGIMQGAVKG from the coding sequence ATGAGCCGGCGTCCCGGGTTCCTCGTCTACGGCCTGCTCTCCGCCTTCGTGGCGGGCTCGGCCTTCCCCCTCTACTGGTCGTTCGTCATCGGCTCGGTGACCAAGGAGCGCGCGATCCAGAGCCCGCCGCCGCTCTACCCGGGCGGCCACTTCCTCGACAACGCGCGGCGCGTCTTCGACCAGATCGACTTCTGGTCGGCGCTGGGCAACTCGGTGATCATCTCGAGCGTCTCGGCGGCGTCGGTGGTGTTCTTCTCCACCCTGGCCGGCTACTCCCTCGCCAAGCTGCGGTTCCGGGGCGCCAACCTCGCCATGGGCTTCGTCGTCGCGACCTTGGCGGTGCCGACCCAGCTCGCGTTCGTGCCGCTGCTCAAGGAGTTCAGCAACCTGGGGCTCGCAGGGACCCGCACCGCCGTGGTCCTGCCCTTCCTGGTCACCGCGTTCGGCGTGTTCTTCATGCGCCAGTACCTCGTCGACGCGATCCCGGACGAGCTCATCGAGGCAGCGCGGATGGACGGCTGCACGCAGATGCGCACCTTCTGGACCGTCGCGGTGCCCGCGGCCCGACCGGCCATGGCCATCCTCGCCCTGTTCACGTTCATGCACACCTGGACCGAGTTCATGTGGCCGCTGCTGATCCTGCAGGGCTCCGACGTGCAGACCCTCCAGACCGCTCTCGACCAGCTCAAGATCGCGCCCGCGGGAGGCATCGCCGACATCGCGCTGCTCCAGGCCGGCACCCTGCTCGCGACGATCCCGCTGCTGCTTCTGTTCATCGCGACCGGCCGCCAGCTCGTGGCCGGCATCATGCAAGGAGCCGTCAAGGGATGA
- a CDS encoding sugar ABC transporter permease, with amino-acid sequence MTTVEALRAGESEERARPPTTPLTWRQKLSRWDFRISPYLYFLPFFLVFLLVGVYPMAYSGYLSFFSWPRYGADHGAGVGFANYAHVLTDPVFHKAFWNTIGIFLLSSVPQVVIATVIAGMLDTPLRGRTWWRMSVLLPFVVAPAATALIFGSLFADKSGLVNEVIRAVGLPGVSWHSDRFASWTAIATMVNYRWTGYNTLIILAAMQAVPRQIYEAAAIDGANRVRQFLHVTLPSIRPTMFFVIVTATIGGMQIFTEPRLFDTNLQFQGGANYQYQTLTMYVFNTSNSGTDPYPRAAAATWLIVLLIIGIALLQFLLTRHLQRRAER; translated from the coding sequence ATGACGACCGTCGAGGCGCTCAGGGCCGGTGAGTCGGAGGAGCGGGCCCGTCCGCCGACGACGCCGCTGACGTGGCGCCAGAAGCTGTCCCGGTGGGACTTCCGGATCTCGCCGTACCTCTACTTCCTGCCGTTCTTCCTGGTGTTCCTGCTCGTCGGGGTCTACCCGATGGCCTACTCGGGGTATCTCTCCTTCTTCTCCTGGCCGCGCTACGGGGCCGACCACGGTGCCGGCGTCGGCTTCGCCAACTACGCCCACGTGCTCACGGACCCGGTGTTCCACAAGGCCTTCTGGAACACCATCGGCATCTTCCTGCTCTCCTCGGTGCCGCAGGTCGTCATCGCCACGGTCATCGCCGGGATGCTGGACACGCCGTTGCGGGGACGGACCTGGTGGCGGATGAGCGTCCTCCTGCCGTTCGTCGTCGCCCCGGCCGCGACCGCGCTGATCTTCGGCAGCCTCTTCGCCGACAAGTCCGGTCTGGTCAACGAGGTCATCCGCGCGGTCGGCCTCCCCGGCGTCAGCTGGCACTCCGACCGCTTCGCCAGCTGGACGGCCATCGCCACGATGGTCAACTACCGCTGGACCGGCTACAACACGCTCATCATCCTCGCCGCGATGCAGGCGGTCCCGCGCCAGATCTACGAGGCGGCGGCGATCGACGGCGCCAACCGCGTGCGGCAGTTCCTCCACGTCACGCTGCCGTCGATCCGCCCGACGATGTTCTTCGTCATCGTCACCGCGACCATCGGCGGGATGCAGATCTTCACCGAGCCCCGGCTCTTCGACACCAACCTGCAGTTCCAGGGCGGCGCGAACTACCAGTACCAGACGCTGACGATGTACGTGTTCAACACCTCCAACAGCGGCACCGACCCCTACCCGCGGGCCGCCGCGGCCACGTGGCTGATCGTGCTGCTCATCATCGGCATCGCGCTGCTCCAGTTCCTCCTCACCCGCCACCTGCAGAGGAGGGCCGAGCGATGA
- a CDS encoding SMP-30/gluconolactonase/LRE family protein, translated as MRTLTPVPVPEEAIRAAQLTDVVTHHGEGICWDPALSRLRLVDVSEGDLLTLDGERLESRLDVGAVVGAWRPRTNGGVVVATDDRFVLLDPTGALEWTSPSLFGPGRRMNDGGCDRQGRFYCGSMDVHAMPGQGTLWRLDPDRTVSPAITDLTIPNGLVWSVDGTRAFHVDTPRGSIDVLEHDGDTGALANRRPVAHVSGGDPDGMAQDAHGGLWVALWGGSAVHRYSLDGTLTAVVEVDAVQVSSCAFGGPGDTHLYITTSRQGLGESEDPAAGAVFCVDVAVEGAPVAAFSA; from the coding sequence GTGCGTACGCTCACCCCCGTCCCAGTTCCGGAGGAAGCCATCCGAGCCGCGCAGCTGACCGACGTCGTCACGCACCACGGAGAGGGCATCTGCTGGGACCCCGCCCTGTCGCGGCTGCGCCTGGTCGACGTCTCCGAGGGCGACCTCCTCACCCTCGACGGGGAGCGCCTCGAGTCACGCCTCGACGTGGGTGCTGTCGTGGGGGCGTGGCGTCCCCGCACGAACGGGGGCGTCGTGGTCGCGACGGACGACCGGTTCGTCCTGCTCGACCCCACGGGCGCCCTCGAGTGGACCTCGCCCTCGCTGTTCGGCCCCGGTCGCCGCATGAACGACGGAGGGTGCGATCGGCAGGGGCGGTTCTACTGCGGCTCGATGGACGTGCATGCGATGCCCGGACAGGGCACCCTGTGGAGGCTCGACCCGGACCGCACGGTCTCGCCGGCGATCACGGACCTGACGATCCCCAACGGGCTCGTGTGGTCCGTGGACGGGACCCGCGCCTTCCACGTCGACACCCCGCGGGGCTCGATCGACGTGCTGGAGCACGACGGCGACACCGGGGCCCTGGCGAACCGGCGACCGGTGGCGCACGTGTCCGGGGGGGACCCCGACGGCATGGCGCAGGATGCGCACGGGGGTCTCTGGGTCGCGTTGTGGGGCGGGTCCGCGGTGCACCGCTACTCCCTCGACGGCACGCTCACCGCGGTCGTCGAGGTGGATGCGGTCCAGGTGTCGTCGTGCGCCTTCGGCGGACCGGGCGACACACATCTCTACATCACCACGTCCCGACAGGGCCTGGGTGAGTCCGAGGACCCCGCGGCGGGTGCGGTGTTCTGCGTCGACGTGGCCGTCGAGGGAGCACCGGTCGCGGCGTTCAGCGCGTGA
- a CDS encoding extracellular solute-binding protein produces MRHSTTRRKAAVGAALALVAGTTAACGGDSDASQASLGKDDVLTITTFSDFGYDALIEQWNADPERPFSVKMTKIADWDPWKQTMTQALQAGDGLTDVIAIEGDAMPQFLTDGASEQFADLTDPSLDDRWVEYAYENGQTADGKQVAYPTDAGPEGFCYRADLFEKAGLPSDREEVKAVFESWDSYFAAGEQLTEELPGTKWFDSSGAIAQAMLNQTEFPFQTEDNEVEVNNPELQNVWETVTSKVDTLSPRVVQWDEDWEAGFTNDGFATIPCPGWMFSNVKSAAPDVEGWDFVDAFPGGGGNWGGSYLAVPMQSEHQEEAKELANWLTDTEQQLAAFEAAGNYPANIGAQESLAADNITDPYFNDAPTAQILANRAAAVEPGHPYKGDKYSDILGLFLTAIQRVDEGTSPDKSWATFEQAVESLS; encoded by the coding sequence ATGCGCCACTCCACCACTCGACGAAAGGCCGCCGTCGGTGCCGCCCTGGCACTCGTGGCCGGCACCACGGCCGCCTGCGGAGGCGACTCCGACGCGAGCCAGGCCTCGCTCGGCAAGGACGACGTCCTCACCATCACGACGTTCAGCGACTTCGGCTACGACGCGCTCATCGAGCAGTGGAACGCCGACCCCGAGCGTCCCTTCTCGGTCAAGATGACCAAGATCGCCGACTGGGACCCGTGGAAGCAGACGATGACCCAGGCCCTGCAGGCCGGTGACGGCCTGACCGACGTCATCGCGATCGAGGGCGACGCGATGCCGCAGTTCCTCACCGATGGCGCCTCCGAGCAGTTCGCCGACCTCACCGACCCCTCGCTCGACGACCGCTGGGTGGAGTACGCGTACGAGAACGGCCAGACCGCCGACGGCAAGCAGGTCGCCTACCCGACCGACGCGGGACCCGAGGGTTTCTGCTACCGCGCCGACCTCTTCGAGAAGGCCGGGCTGCCGAGTGACCGCGAGGAGGTCAAGGCTGTCTTCGAGAGCTGGGACAGCTACTTCGCCGCCGGCGAGCAGCTCACCGAGGAGCTGCCCGGGACGAAGTGGTTCGACTCGAGCGGGGCGATCGCCCAGGCCATGCTCAACCAGACCGAGTTCCCCTTCCAGACCGAGGACAACGAGGTCGAGGTGAACAACCCCGAGCTGCAGAATGTCTGGGAGACCGTCACCAGCAAGGTCGACACCCTCTCCCCGCGCGTCGTGCAGTGGGACGAGGACTGGGAGGCCGGCTTCACGAACGACGGCTTCGCCACGATCCCCTGCCCCGGCTGGATGTTCTCCAACGTGAAGTCGGCCGCTCCGGACGTCGAGGGCTGGGACTTCGTCGACGCCTTCCCGGGCGGCGGCGGCAACTGGGGCGGGTCCTACCTCGCCGTGCCGATGCAGTCCGAGCACCAGGAGGAGGCCAAGGAGCTCGCCAACTGGCTGACCGACACCGAGCAGCAGCTCGCCGCCTTCGAGGCCGCCGGCAACTACCCGGCCAACATCGGGGCGCAGGAGTCCCTCGCCGCGGACAACATCACCGACCCCTACTTCAACGACGCCCCCACCGCGCAGATCCTCGCCAACCGGGCCGCCGCGGTGGAGCCCGGCCACCCCTACAAGGGTGACAAGTACTCCGACATCCTCGGCCTCTTCCTCACCGCGATCCAGCGCGTCGACGAAGGCACCTCGCCGGACAAGTCGTGGGCGACGTTCGAGCAGGCCGTCGAGAGCCTGTCCTGA